GCTTTCTAAAAGGGAAAACACTTCTTCAATAGGAAGCTTGTAAAAGTCAGCCTGTTTTTTCATATGGCTTACCTCCTTGTTATGCTTAAGTTTTACATTGTGGCTACCCTTAAGGTATAATCTTAAACGTTATGAGAGTTATTTCTTACTCTGTAGGTTGGAAAAAACCTTTCTTAATATCTTTAATATCTACATTGATGCTTAATTCCTATTTAGGCATGTTTTTAGTATATCCAATCTATCTTAAGATAGTAGGAATTGATTCCATTAAAATCGGATTTCTCATGGGGTTATTTTATGTTGCTAACATGGCAATAAGACCTATAGGAAGTATGGTTCTTGAACGATTGAGTATGAAAAAGGCTTCTTTTTTAGCATTTTTCTTTTTATTCATAAGTGCAATAGGTTTGATATTTTCATTAAGTCCGAAAATTATAGCTTTATGGCGTTTATTAGGGGGGTTGGGTTACGGTATAGGAACCGTTTCTTTAACTGCATATCAATCTATAATAGTACCGGAAAGGATTAGAGGTAGCTCCTTTGCTTGGATTTCTGTATGTTATGTTTCTCCTCAACTTCTTTTCGTCCCAATAGCAAGCCACTTTATAAAAATTGGTCATTATATGGCTTACCTTTCAATGTTCTTGATTTTCTCTGTTCTATTTATATTAGCGTCTCAATTCTTAAATGAAATCAAGGATATAAATTTAGAAGAATGTAATTCCTATAATAATAATGCACCATCTTGGGGAACATATAGAGAATTACTAAAAACAAAAGGTATCTTTACATATATTATTTCTATCCTTACATTCTCAATAATTAATGGAACTATACTTATGTATGCGACAACTTTACTTTACGAAAAGGGACTTCATCCTTCTCTTTTCTTAAGTATAAACGCTTCTGTTGCTATGATCATAAGGATAGTGGGTAACAGGATGTTAAACCAGCTTAACAGATATAGATGGTTAGGATTGTCTCTACTAATAATGATCTTTTCCACATTTTTAATGGGACATTCTTCAAAAAGCGTTCACTTTATTTTACTTTCTATTACTTACGGAAGCGGTATGGCTATAAGCTTTCCATTCCTCTTAGCAATAGCCTCTGATATAACAGTTTTAAGTCTTCGTCCTAAGGCATCAGCTCTTGCTTGGTTAACAATGGACTTTGGTTATGTCTTATCTCCGATAATCATAGGAATTACGTCTCATGTAAAAGATATAAGCTTTTCCTTCAAAATATTATCTATTTTTTGCCTCCCAACGGCTTTGTTGATAAGCTATTTGTGGAAACAGTTCTTAACAGAAAAGCGCTTAAATGAGACGATCAGACCATAAGCTTTCATATGGAGGTCTAACACCTTTAACATCTTCAATTAAGCTTCTTATTATTTCTCCCTGGCTTGGAGCATATATTATATCTCCATGAGGTTCATAAGGCATACTTCCGTCAAAAACTTCAGCTATCCCCCCTATGCATCCTTCTTCCAAATGAGCTATAAAGGGCATCCACATCAACTCTAAAAATTCCGTTTTTTCCGGAAAATACGTTCTTAAGGCAGTGAAAAAGTGCCCTAGAAGCCAAGGCCAAGCCATTCCTCTAAAGCGAGCCTTAAATTTTTGGACTTCATGACCTTCTTCTTTTCCCTTATACTTCTTATCCAAAGGAGCCAGTGTTCTCAACCCATATGTAGTATAGAGATGTCTCCATATATTATTAAGAGCCAATCTACCTAAGTCTTTCGGAACAACACTGAAGGGAAGGGACATACCAAAGATTTGATTAGGTCGAAGTTCTTTTTTCTCATCTGTATCTTTGAAATAGCCTTCCTCTTCAATCCAAAATGTTAAAATGAAATTCTTTCTGATCTTATCTAACAATGTTTCATATTGATGTTTAATATTTAAAGCATCTGAAACTTTAGACATAAGAAAGAGCATATTATACCACAGAGCATTAAGTTCTATTAATTTTCCTTGCCTTTCTACAACATATTCGTCATTTATCTTTAATCCCATCCAGTTATTTGAAGGATCCTCTTCTAGTAGTAATCCATCATTGTCAACTTTCTTGTTTTCTATTAGAAATTCGACAAAGTTTCTGAGCTTTGGCAGGATGCCTCTTATAAACTCGAGGTCATTTGTATAAGCCAAAAATTTAGTTAAAGCATATGCAAACCAGAGCGTGGATTCATACCCCTTGTAAATTGGTTTTTCCTTTTCTATTTCACATGGAAGACCCTCGTCAACAAAATAATCTATCCATCTTAGGAAACATAATT
This portion of the Synergistota bacterium genome encodes:
- a CDS encoding amylo-alpha-1,6-glucosidase, with the translated sequence MFFGKSKINSFEKGVSKEWILSDGKGGFAATTLIEVPTKKFHGLFLKDKDPILIKFEEKVKIGKKECFISTNRYAGVVYPDGYRYITGVEFDSYPTYIYSINEALFRKRILFWEKKLLINYQILCCTESIIFEISPLLPKISEEIPPQHLVELGTIVDVGRDKLMIRASSGEYKSRLRIYENVEYLEDGSKETFWSPGYFLVHLNEGESVTIEILTQANITDLNFDRVCGLKERLHKNLLDNLPYKDPALSLLVKVGDTLLSDRNDLKNILSGYPSRKERARETFVSLPGLLLSTGRVDEAKLCFLRWIDYFVDEGLPCEIEKEKPIYKGYESTLWFAYALTKFLAYTNDLEFIRGILPKLRNFVEFLIENKKVDNDGLLLEEDPSNNWMGLKINDEYVVERQGKLIELNALWYNMLFLMSKVSDALNIKHQYETLLDKIRKNFILTFWIEEEGYFKDTDEKKELRPNQIFGMSLPFSVVPKDLGRLALNNIWRHLYTTYGLRTLAPLDKKYKGKEEGHEVQKFKARFRGMAWPWLLGHFFTALRTYFPEKTEFLELMWMPFIAHLEEGCIGGIAEVFDGSMPYEPHGDIIYAPSQGEIIRSLIEDVKGVRPPYESLWSDRLI
- a CDS encoding MFS transporter, which encodes MRVISYSVGWKKPFLISLISTLMLNSYLGMFLVYPIYLKIVGIDSIKIGFLMGLFYVANMAIRPIGSMVLERLSMKKASFLAFFFLFISAIGLIFSLSPKIIALWRLLGGLGYGIGTVSLTAYQSIIVPERIRGSSFAWISVCYVSPQLLFVPIASHFIKIGHYMAYLSMFLIFSVLFILASQFLNEIKDINLEECNSYNNNAPSWGTYRELLKTKGIFTYIISILTFSIINGTILMYATTLLYEKGLHPSLFLSINASVAMIIRIVGNRMLNQLNRYRWLGLSLLIMIFSTFLMGHSSKSVHFILLSITYGSGMAISFPFLLAIASDITVLSLRPKASALAWLTMDFGYVLSPIIIGITSHVKDISFSFKILSIFCLPTALLISYLWKQFLTEKRLNETIRP